Proteins encoded by one window of Candidatus Obscuribacter sp.:
- a CDS encoding DUF296 domain-containing protein produces the protein MRTLCQRLRPQEELFSSIEKLLQDNNVKAGVLLSLVGSVTEASLRFAADDKSTIVSGPLEIVSATGVVAKSGCHIHISVSDGTGKTTGGHLMPGSRVYTTVELVILDLSSDCEFSREPCALSGFDELVIKNRGD, from the coding sequence ATGCGTACGCTGTGCCAGAGGCTAAGGCCCCAGGAAGAACTTTTTAGCTCAATAGAAAAGCTCTTGCAAGATAACAACGTCAAAGCAGGAGTATTGCTCTCACTGGTGGGCTCAGTGACCGAGGCCAGTTTGCGCTTTGCCGCGGACGATAAAAGCACAATAGTGAGTGGTCCTTTAGAAATAGTCTCAGCCACAGGAGTTGTCGCTAAGAGCGGCTGCCATATCCATATCAGTGTCTCCGATGGCACGGGCAAAACCACTGGCGGGCATCTAATGCCAGGCTCAAGGGTCTATACAACAGTAGAGCTAGTTATTCTCGATTTATCCAGTGACTGTGAGTTTAGCCGCGAGCCCTGTGCTCTTAGTGGCTTTGACGAGCTTGTTATTAAAAACAGAGGCGATTGA
- a CDS encoding tetratricopeptide repeat protein: MLLAIDKRLTYLALVSTLFLPLSVHLAGGAQAKPANPAPNAPASKGVDQTGVPIVINDPAQRVAPYSLAIIRSSNSEIKGPQLDSWLTRATQKGEPEPYLVLAKSRVLCFNRDFKGGLRLAQKANTMRPGDAIFLIGLGRAYATLDQEDEALRCYHQALNSKTLSAFSAEMLSNCFIELDALENAYEAGTKGLKLKDPSSSLRYRTADVAKNLGRFKEAEVLINEVFKGGTNSIEIWNLYSEIERGLKNWKEVIVACDKVLAFKQPLGRKKMIEAQAHKADAYQQMGDYKTAVKEWTIIINRLPLNQTYRRNRAQCYNKLGDKAAEAADLAAMKKFDQSLITD; encoded by the coding sequence ATGCTGTTGGCTATAGACAAAAGACTGACTTACCTGGCTCTGGTATCTACTTTGTTTTTGCCTTTGTCTGTGCATTTAGCTGGGGGTGCCCAGGCCAAGCCGGCTAATCCTGCCCCAAATGCACCTGCCTCTAAAGGGGTAGATCAGACCGGAGTCCCTATTGTAATCAATGACCCGGCGCAACGGGTGGCACCCTATAGTCTCGCTATCATCAGGTCTAGCAATAGTGAAATTAAGGGACCGCAACTGGATAGTTGGCTTACCAGGGCCACACAAAAAGGTGAGCCAGAGCCTTATCTTGTGCTGGCAAAAAGCCGTGTCCTTTGTTTTAATCGGGATTTTAAAGGTGGTCTGAGACTGGCCCAAAAAGCCAATACAATGCGCCCTGGCGATGCCATTTTTTTGATTGGGTTGGGGCGAGCGTATGCCACTCTTGATCAGGAGGATGAGGCTCTGCGCTGTTATCATCAGGCGCTTAATAGTAAGACTCTCAGTGCTTTTAGCGCTGAGATGCTCTCTAATTGTTTTATCGAATTAGACGCTCTGGAAAACGCCTATGAAGCCGGTACTAAGGGGCTCAAGCTAAAAGACCCAAGCAGTTCTCTGCGCTATCGTACCGCTGATGTGGCTAAAAATTTGGGGCGCTTTAAAGAGGCTGAGGTGCTTATAAATGAGGTTTTTAAAGGTGGCACAAACAGTATTGAGATCTGGAATCTCTACAGCGAAATCGAACGAGGGCTAAAAAACTGGAAAGAAGTTATTGTCGCTTGCGATAAGGTGCTGGCTTTTAAGCAGCCCCTCGGTCGCAAAAAGATGATAGAGGCGCAAGCTCACAAAGCTGATGCTTACCAGCAAATGGGTGATTACAAAACAGCCGTTAAAGAGTGGACGATAATTATCAACCGTCTGCCACTCAATCAGACTTATCGACGCAATCGTGCTCAGTGTTATAACAAGCTGGGAGACAAAGCCGCTGAAGCTGCCGATCTTGCCGCAATGAAAAAATTTGACCAGTCATTAATTACTGATTAG
- the nbaC gene encoding 3-hydroxyanthranilate 3,4-dioxygenase — translation MGRLSTLNFQKWIDDNRHLLKPPVGNKLIWEDREFIVMVVGGPNSRTDYHVNGGEEFFYQVEGNMVLKVFDEGKLQDVPINQGEIFLLPANVPHSPQRPAGSVGLVIEKKREEGELDGFVWYCQNCGEKLYDEFFKLTNIVTDFPPIFERFYASEANTTCKKCGTRMVKPG, via the coding sequence GTGGGACGCCTTTCAACTTTAAACTTTCAAAAGTGGATTGATGACAATCGCCATCTGCTAAAGCCTCCGGTGGGCAACAAACTTATTTGGGAAGACCGCGAATTTATTGTCATGGTGGTGGGCGGACCCAATAGCCGTACTGACTACCACGTCAATGGCGGTGAAGAGTTCTTTTATCAAGTTGAAGGCAATATGGTCCTCAAGGTCTTTGATGAAGGCAAGCTCCAGGATGTGCCAATCAACCAGGGTGAAATCTTTCTTTTGCCCGCCAATGTGCCACACTCGCCTCAAAGACCGGCTGGCTCAGTTGGTCTTGTTATCGAAAAGAAACGCGAGGAAGGTGAACTCGATGGTTTTGTCTGGTACTGCCAGAATTGCGGCGAAAAACTCTACGATGAGTTTTTTAAATTGACCAATATCGTTACTGATTTTCCGCCAATATTTGAGCGCTTTTACGCCAGTGAGGCCAATACCACCTGCAAAAAGTGCGGTACACGTATGGTCAAACCGGGCTAG
- a CDS encoding tetratricopeptide repeat protein translates to MPVFNSSKPPLLNFIFCAISLALLVPLCSGVAPVQALPLDVGGATPQDALQAAQSAMDKNSNSRTIVDFASLCFAYGDRNLARKLFQKAVNLDPQDWRAHLGLGQCQAFDYSLISRDKGADYPRRELELAKEQINLAAIVSSGVLVQTSVRYVAIGDAFMVLHDYKQALANYQIAKRFVPSGTVTAWLLTHRMVKTLLALGRLEQALPLCEPLLTGPIDDDALLSDIFKRLLPLMPVRDLRQIAPTLTEHLIQDASHSPQLFLDLGSTLEALKVDQSALICLEQANRIAPRDTGCALALARFYYTRGQKQKALQVIRKIERLNLSGEPGIARTLKAKLYVACLQLMQDAGGDLANQVRTIVRPTPPGNASGLALTTANLSQWKCTCKMVSMHMVLMHKTGVDYAHIQFADEGIGSVIYDPALTDPSKIWSGLESEVKVKISPQIVKVDSFAELARAILQVEAASYEPSVGIYNFDAPPLSAVPLL, encoded by the coding sequence TTGCCCGTTTTCAATAGTTCGAAGCCTCCACTTTTAAACTTCATTTTTTGCGCTATCAGTCTAGCCTTACTGGTGCCATTGTGCTCTGGTGTGGCTCCTGTCCAGGCTCTGCCCCTTGATGTCGGTGGAGCAACACCTCAAGACGCTTTGCAAGCTGCCCAGAGTGCCATGGACAAAAATAGCAATAGCCGCACTATTGTGGATTTTGCCAGCCTTTGTTTTGCCTATGGCGACCGCAATCTTGCCCGTAAATTATTTCAAAAGGCTGTCAATCTTGACCCTCAGGACTGGCGCGCCCATCTGGGTTTGGGTCAATGTCAGGCCTTTGACTACAGCCTGATTAGCCGGGATAAAGGAGCTGACTATCCTCGCCGTGAGCTTGAGCTGGCCAAAGAGCAGATCAATCTGGCAGCCATCGTCTCCAGTGGTGTGTTGGTGCAGACAAGTGTACGTTATGTGGCAATTGGCGATGCTTTTATGGTTTTGCATGATTACAAACAAGCCCTTGCTAATTATCAAATAGCCAAGCGATTTGTACCGTCAGGCACAGTCACTGCCTGGCTTTTGACTCATCGTATGGTCAAAACACTACTGGCTCTAGGGCGTCTTGAGCAAGCATTGCCTCTTTGTGAGCCGCTTTTGACCGGACCAATTGATGATGACGCGTTATTGAGCGACATATTTAAGCGTCTATTGCCGCTCATGCCAGTAAGGGACCTGCGTCAAATCGCTCCTACTTTGACAGAGCATTTAATTCAAGATGCCAGCCACAGCCCTCAGCTGTTTCTGGATCTGGGCTCGACCCTAGAGGCTCTAAAAGTCGACCAATCGGCTCTCATTTGTCTTGAGCAGGCTAACCGTATAGCACCCCGAGATACCGGTTGTGCGCTTGCTCTGGCTCGGTTTTACTATACGCGCGGTCAAAAACAAAAAGCGCTCCAGGTAATCCGCAAAATAGAGCGTCTCAATCTCTCTGGTGAGCCTGGTATCGCGCGCACGCTCAAAGCTAAGCTCTATGTAGCCTGTCTGCAGTTGATGCAAGACGCTGGCGGCGATCTGGCCAATCAAGTGCGCACAATTGTCCGGCCAACTCCTCCCGGCAACGCTAGTGGACTGGCGCTTACTACCGCCAATTTGAGCCAGTGGAAATGTACTTGCAAAATGGTCAGTATGCATATGGTCCTGATGCATAAGACCGGTGTTGACTATGCTCACATACAGTTTGCCGATGAAGGCATCGGCTCGGTCATATACGATCCCGCCCTGACTGACCCCAGCAAAATCTGGTCTGGTCTGGAAAGCGAAGTAAAGGTTAAAATCTCACCACAGATAGTAAAAGTCGACAGTTTTGCTGAGCTGGCCAGGGCAATCCTGCAGGTAGAAGCAGCGTCATATGAGCCCAGTGTTGGAATCTATAATTTTGACGCGCCGCCTCTATCTGCGGTGCCATTGCTTTGA
- a CDS encoding helix-turn-helix transcriptional regulator, translated as MSQKHNHLYKCLGEVISSRRKQLGMSQKDLSEKSGVDRVFISNLEQGKRKPSFGAIHDIAQGLRLKYSRFVGKCEQCVEESA; from the coding sequence ATGTCTCAAAAGCACAACCATCTGTATAAATGTTTGGGTGAAGTGATTAGCTCAAGACGCAAGCAACTGGGTATGTCCCAAAAGGATTTGTCCGAAAAATCCGGCGTAGACCGGGTCTTTATCAGTAATCTCGAGCAGGGCAAACGCAAACCGAGCTTTGGTGCAATCCACGATATCGCACAAGGGCTGCGCCTCAAATATTCTCGATTTGTAGGCAAATGCGAGCAGTGCGTGGAAGAATCAGCCTGA
- a CDS encoding DUF4388 domain-containing protein, which produces MSTKDDSERIKQLVKDNRLSDAHKQVASLLASTPGDRQLDTETLQVICSLIKALALSGNHKAVDETLLATIKHVAPSDDHLFLTMSDEFIEQSTFSPLNKQENSQRLDKLFDQALKIRKGLIGADPVAAELIIESIFANLQKARQCANASLSAEAAARLARCRVLMAELEGLMLHLKNPESLLVGRVATLVSFFAHSAGKSSDAKAAYVRALEAYAKVANNQGLERNEILDMFIDQAPLFNLTKEQKLLHEKIKRQRSASRAEATQHKIKAFPSIEHIQEIMKRAAAKPNKVFSLTSLGFLGSQSLMVSVVCQRDSGEMAFTIEPSAGLGVPNKTINLQTTDAHEVLRHIKDLWKSLQSRPTGFGTSTFSGLVIDQLLLSPLQASPQDMGSAGGEYKALGSEFKTGRSDFNQPGSDFNKDTKQYRANPSEYDAVGSEFKTAKPDSKTSNTNIPPNNHTTGGAQGNQSNNPYDRPMLLGSDVDFNEENRHRETLIFEGNLKTMPSLGLLQTISLNGNTGVLEVSGRDGLISIYFDAGKPIHAVSIRDSGMDLLYDFVMQEEGWFRFIPERRAPMVSIKLRFESFLLDAATLFDENKYLKSLGLTMYSGLFAKRFCSDRDELAAKLERKGIELDNDMWELYIALSENPIVTNAVDLADLPKRNWIHALYKLVQSGTVNVSNDGLDDEELSHRLETAWTYDKHKVQNFTTSLSESNSGLLRFEFMVWLLEREFERARTQMWPLSFMVFEVRKNATLYSNLSAADKATVQNTIKQISEAKRSIDWFGHLEDDLFAFIMPGLDSNLAAMFAKNFVEICSRSLGKLKDSQSDWDYSFGIASVPQDTFEWQKMVGFACEAQRKARVSRAGYITHALSLPPEDAPDESKEATKVAKSTQVSQ; this is translated from the coding sequence ATGTCAACTAAAGACGATTCTGAGCGCATTAAGCAGTTGGTAAAAGACAACCGCTTGAGCGATGCTCACAAACAAGTAGCAAGTTTACTAGCCAGCACACCCGGTGATAGACAACTTGACACCGAAACATTGCAAGTAATTTGTTCTTTAATCAAAGCACTGGCTTTAAGCGGCAATCACAAAGCTGTGGACGAGACCTTACTGGCAACCATCAAACATGTTGCCCCAAGCGATGACCATTTGTTTCTTACCATGTCCGATGAGTTTATCGAGCAATCGACCTTTAGTCCGCTCAACAAACAAGAAAACTCACAGCGTCTTGATAAGCTGTTTGACCAGGCTCTCAAAATTCGCAAAGGCTTGATTGGTGCTGACCCAGTTGCAGCAGAGCTAATCATCGAATCTATTTTTGCCAATCTGCAAAAGGCCAGACAATGCGCTAACGCCAGTCTCTCGGCAGAAGCCGCAGCCAGGCTGGCTCGTTGCCGGGTGCTGATGGCAGAGCTAGAAGGATTGATGCTCCACCTTAAAAACCCAGAAAGCCTGCTTGTCGGTCGTGTCGCCACTCTAGTTTCGTTTTTTGCTCATTCGGCAGGCAAATCATCTGATGCCAAAGCGGCCTATGTGCGCGCCCTTGAAGCCTATGCCAAAGTGGCGAATAATCAGGGCTTAGAGCGCAACGAAATCCTCGATATGTTTATCGATCAAGCGCCGCTATTTAATCTCACCAAAGAACAAAAGCTATTACACGAAAAAATCAAACGGCAAAGAAGCGCATCTAGAGCCGAAGCAACCCAGCATAAAATCAAAGCATTTCCCAGTATCGAGCATATCCAGGAAATCATGAAAAGGGCTGCGGCAAAACCAAATAAAGTTTTTTCGCTAACATCACTTGGATTTTTGGGATCGCAAAGCTTGATGGTATCGGTGGTGTGCCAGAGAGACAGTGGCGAGATGGCTTTTACTATTGAGCCATCAGCTGGTCTTGGCGTGCCAAACAAAACCATCAATTTGCAAACCACAGATGCCCACGAAGTCTTGAGACATATCAAAGACCTGTGGAAGTCTCTGCAATCGAGACCAACTGGCTTTGGTACCAGTACGTTTTCGGGTTTGGTAATAGACCAGCTCTTATTATCGCCACTCCAGGCCAGCCCACAGGATATGGGAAGTGCTGGCGGCGAGTACAAAGCGCTGGGATCAGAATTTAAAACTGGCCGCTCGGATTTTAATCAACCGGGCTCAGACTTTAACAAGGACACCAAGCAATATCGAGCCAATCCATCAGAGTACGACGCTGTCGGCTCCGAATTTAAAACCGCAAAACCGGACAGCAAAACCAGTAATACAAACATCCCTCCCAACAATCACACCACTGGTGGTGCCCAGGGCAATCAGTCAAACAACCCTTATGACAGACCGATGCTGCTTGGCTCTGATGTAGACTTTAACGAAGAAAATCGCCACAGAGAAACATTGATATTTGAGGGCAACCTCAAAACAATGCCAAGTCTCGGTCTCTTGCAGACTATCTCGCTCAACGGCAATACCGGAGTACTTGAGGTCAGCGGCAGAGACGGTTTGATCTCAATCTATTTTGACGCCGGTAAGCCAATCCATGCTGTCTCAATCAGAGATAGCGGCATGGATTTACTCTATGACTTTGTCATGCAAGAAGAAGGCTGGTTCCGCTTCATACCAGAAAGACGCGCACCGATGGTCAGTATCAAGCTGCGCTTTGAGTCTTTTTTGCTGGATGCAGCTACACTCTTTGACGAAAACAAATATCTAAAATCACTGGGATTGACCATGTATTCTGGTCTTTTTGCCAAGCGATTTTGCTCTGATAGAGATGAATTAGCGGCAAAATTAGAGCGCAAAGGTATCGAACTCGATAACGATATGTGGGAGCTCTATATCGCTTTAAGCGAAAACCCTATCGTCACTAACGCTGTCGATCTAGCCGACTTGCCCAAGCGCAACTGGATTCACGCACTCTACAAGCTGGTACAAAGTGGCACTGTCAATGTCTCTAATGACGGTCTCGATGACGAAGAACTATCGCACAGACTGGAAACAGCCTGGACTTACGACAAACACAAAGTACAAAATTTCACCACATCGCTTTCAGAGAGTAATTCTGGACTATTGCGCTTTGAATTTATGGTCTGGCTATTGGAGCGAGAATTTGAAAGAGCACGCACTCAGATGTGGCCGCTCAGCTTTATGGTCTTTGAAGTCCGCAAAAACGCCACGCTCTACAGCAATCTCAGTGCAGCCGACAAAGCCACAGTACAAAACACGATTAAACAAATCAGCGAAGCAAAACGATCTATAGATTGGTTTGGTCATCTCGAAGACGATCTATTTGCCTTTATCATGCCTGGTCTCGACAGCAATCTGGCAGCTATGTTTGCCAAAAACTTTGTCGAGATTTGCTCCCGCTCCTTAGGCAAACTCAAAGATAGTCAATCGGACTGGGACTATAGTTTTGGCATAGCCAGTGTGCCACAAGACACATTTGAATGGCAAAAAATGGTGGGCTTTGCCTGTGAGGCACAGCGCAAAGCCAGAGTAAGCCGCGCTGGTTATATCACCCATGCTCTATCTCTGCCTCCAGAAGACGCTCCCGATGAAAGCAAAGAAGCAACAAAAGTCGCCAAAAGCACACAGGTGAGCCAGTAG
- the grxC gene encoding glutaredoxin 3 — translation MPQVTVYSGPFCPYCTKAKALLDKKGVAYVEYNVKADDQKLKEMLERSGGRQTIPQIFIDDRHIGGCDDLYALEQAGSLDQILAAE, via the coding sequence ATGCCTCAAGTGACCGTCTACTCCGGTCCATTTTGTCCGTATTGCACAAAAGCCAAGGCGCTGCTCGACAAAAAGGGCGTAGCTTATGTTGAGTACAACGTCAAAGCAGACGATCAAAAGCTCAAAGAGATGCTAGAGCGGTCTGGCGGTCGCCAGACTATTCCGCAGATTTTTATCGATGACCGCCATATTGGCGGCTGTGATGATTTGTATGCTCTAGAACAAGCTGGCTCGCTCGACCAGATTTTGGCCGCTGAGTGA
- a CDS encoding sulfurtransferase: MAVSIITPGHLQLLLSDKRLAPTVVDARTRGEYDQGHIPGAVHIAWEDWNARPPKGLSLDLWEPGYWGLLDNARLDSFAARLGQLGISNSRPVVVYADCLKSKGTEGRVAWMLLYLGVEQVMLLDGGYSGWLGAGGSIELEQAKPVRAEFVLRLDQRRRVSTRYLAKQLSKGQLPVSIDTRSLAEYQGDSYDYQPRTGHMPHSKHLTYESLFRADGRFVQAKEFLALVTAEAFDCPTLMTYCEVGVRASTYALLLEAYTGRVLPVYDGSVMEWGANKALPLLKSD; this comes from the coding sequence ATGGCAGTCTCAATCATTACTCCCGGTCATTTGCAACTTTTGCTGTCAGACAAAAGGCTGGCGCCGACAGTAGTAGATGCACGCACTCGGGGCGAGTATGACCAGGGACACATCCCTGGCGCTGTGCATATCGCCTGGGAGGACTGGAATGCAAGACCGCCAAAGGGGCTGAGCCTGGATCTCTGGGAGCCAGGTTACTGGGGCTTGCTCGACAATGCCCGGCTGGATAGCTTTGCTGCCAGGCTTGGTCAACTGGGCATAAGTAACAGTCGACCAGTGGTAGTTTATGCCGATTGCCTCAAGTCCAAAGGCACCGAGGGTCGTGTTGCCTGGATGTTGCTTTATCTTGGTGTCGAGCAGGTGATGCTCCTTGATGGTGGTTACAGCGGCTGGCTTGGTGCTGGTGGCAGTATTGAGCTGGAGCAGGCTAAACCAGTAAGAGCTGAGTTTGTCCTGCGCTTAGATCAGCGGCGCAGGGTCTCGACTCGCTATCTGGCTAAACAATTGAGTAAAGGGCAGCTGCCCGTATCTATAGATACGCGTAGTCTGGCTGAGTACCAGGGTGATAGTTATGATTACCAGCCGCGCACCGGGCACATGCCGCATTCCAAGCATCTCACTTATGAGAGTCTCTTTAGAGCAGACGGGCGTTTTGTCCAGGCCAAAGAGTTTTTGGCTCTGGTAACAGCGGAGGCCTTTGACTGCCCTACTCTGATGACATATTGCGAGGTAGGTGTGCGGGCGTCGACCTATGCGCTACTGCTCGAGGCTTATACCGGGCGGGTGCTGCCTGTTTATGACGGCTCAGTAATGGAGTGGGGCGCAAATAAAGCTTTGCCATTGCTAAAGAGCGATTGA
- a CDS encoding response regulator transcription factor, with the protein MAKILLVEDDLSVAASICDVLELEGHQVETVADGKKASDILQSASYAVIILDLDLPLKSGLDVCREYRQSGGNTPVLMLTGKSLTADRIVGLDSGADDYLPKPFDMRELSARLRALLRRPEPLIGEVLQLGHWQVDLANRKVSQGGVELELLAKELSLLEFLLRHRGKIFSVDQLLNSVWHSESDSSEDAVRQCVARLRRKIDPEGQWLITVKGVGYKVREQ; encoded by the coding sequence ATGGCCAAAATCCTCCTGGTCGAAGACGATCTAAGCGTAGCTGCTTCTATTTGTGATGTCCTTGAATTAGAAGGGCATCAAGTAGAGACTGTCGCCGATGGTAAAAAAGCTAGCGATATACTGCAAAGTGCAAGCTATGCAGTGATCATCCTGGATCTAGATTTGCCGCTTAAGTCTGGGCTTGATGTCTGTCGCGAATATCGCCAATCGGGCGGCAATACACCAGTACTTATGCTCACAGGCAAGTCTCTCACTGCCGACCGCATTGTCGGACTGGACTCAGGTGCTGATGACTATTTGCCCAAGCCATTTGATATGCGTGAGCTGAGTGCCAGGTTGCGTGCACTTTTACGCAGACCGGAGCCGCTAATCGGCGAGGTCTTGCAACTAGGTCACTGGCAAGTGGATTTAGCCAATCGCAAAGTCAGTCAGGGTGGTGTGGAGCTAGAGCTACTGGCTAAGGAGCTTTCGCTTTTGGAGTTTTTGCTACGCCACCGGGGTAAAATCTTTAGCGTAGATCAATTGCTCAATAGTGTCTGGCACTCTGAGTCAGATAGCAGTGAAGACGCAGTCAGGCAATGTGTAGCCAGGCTGAGGCGTAAAATCGATCCAGAGGGACAGTGGCTTATCACTGTCAAAGGTGTCGGCTACAAGGTGCGGGAGCAGTAA
- a CDS encoding ATP-dependent DNA helicase RecQ: MITTDLIPQDLLTGVFGIQKLRDKQRQSIDLTMSGKHSLALLPTGYGKSLCYQLPSQLLPGVTLVISPLIALMEDQINGLRKRGITNATVLNSSVAPEELQERLDGIRAGAYKLVYIAPERLDSPRFRALIASINVSLLVIDEAHCISQWGHDFRPQYRNMKAVIEQVPDATVLALTATATPRVQKDIVDNLGLPMTVVLGDFDRPNLRLEVEKCENAADKDRLLFARLKKLSQESDGSTIVYVSSRKEAEALSKRLTDNGFKAAYYHAGLPVAMRKAAQKRFEEDKIKVIVCTVAFGMGVDKATIRRVIHYNLPPSLENYYQEAGRAGRDGEPATCTLLYQSKDIFTQRWLTKMNYPTDEQVQQVYDLLHKNKNTAIRPSSILDKIKIKDTALSSTLDLFNQQGLLTLTPDGVLLNNKVAAESGSPGDRGLVKTSPAKVDLTILNQRRQLDEDRLERMISFATGYSCRRQTVLHYFGQKLATSCSGCDICHTDKVFIEPFYAPLKSTTSPTPTPRARTSRTSTGASSSSSTSTSSANTGSTSRSGVTYRDTKFGSNKPASYAGPGADKSTGYDTTGLDALSQSIILLTGQLKGQVGRTTVAGILSGSQNKKLKEKGLDQNALYGTFAHKRQESIMEAIDALIEEGKLRVIPGMYPKLTLR; the protein is encoded by the coding sequence ATGATCACTACTGACCTGATACCACAAGACCTATTAACCGGAGTCTTTGGCATTCAAAAGTTGAGAGACAAACAGCGCCAGTCTATCGATCTGACTATGTCAGGCAAGCATTCACTCGCCCTTTTACCCACAGGCTACGGCAAATCACTGTGCTATCAATTGCCCAGCCAGCTTTTGCCCGGCGTCACTCTTGTGATTTCACCACTGATTGCCTTAATGGAAGACCAGATAAATGGTCTGCGCAAACGCGGCATCACTAACGCCACTGTACTGAATAGCTCAGTCGCCCCAGAAGAATTGCAAGAGCGCCTCGACGGTATCCGTGCTGGTGCTTATAAACTAGTCTATATTGCCCCAGAGCGCCTTGATTCACCGAGATTTCGCGCTCTCATTGCCAGCATTAACGTCTCTCTTTTAGTGATTGACGAAGCGCACTGTATCAGCCAGTGGGGTCATGATTTTAGACCACAATACCGCAACATGAAGGCTGTTATTGAGCAAGTGCCTGATGCCACTGTACTGGCACTAACAGCCACAGCCACTCCCAGAGTACAAAAAGATATTGTCGACAATCTCGGTCTACCTATGACTGTGGTGCTGGGTGATTTTGACCGACCCAATCTACGTCTTGAAGTAGAAAAATGCGAAAACGCCGCAGACAAAGATAGACTGCTTTTTGCCCGTCTCAAAAAATTGAGCCAGGAAAGCGATGGCTCCACCATAGTCTATGTTAGCAGCCGCAAAGAAGCAGAAGCACTATCAAAACGCCTCACCGATAACGGATTTAAAGCTGCGTACTATCATGCCGGTCTACCTGTAGCGATGCGCAAAGCCGCCCAAAAGCGCTTTGAAGAAGACAAAATAAAAGTTATAGTCTGCACAGTGGCCTTTGGCATGGGCGTAGACAAAGCCACCATCCGTAGAGTCATACACTACAACTTGCCCCCTTCGCTAGAAAATTACTATCAAGAAGCCGGACGCGCCGGACGAGATGGCGAGCCAGCTACCTGCACTCTGCTCTATCAATCCAAAGACATCTTTACTCAGCGCTGGCTCACCAAAATGAATTACCCCACTGATGAGCAAGTACAGCAAGTCTATGATTTGCTGCACAAAAACAAAAACACAGCCATACGCCCCTCAAGCATCCTCGATAAAATCAAAATCAAAGACACAGCGCTATCGAGCACTCTAGACCTGTTTAACCAGCAGGGACTACTGACACTGACACCAGATGGTGTTTTGCTCAACAATAAAGTAGCAGCAGAGAGTGGCAGCCCAGGTGACAGAGGACTGGTAAAAACAAGCCCCGCCAAAGTCGACCTGACTATCCTCAACCAGCGCCGCCAGCTCGACGAGGACAGACTGGAGCGCATGATCTCGTTTGCCACAGGCTACAGCTGCCGCCGTCAGACTGTGCTCCACTACTTTGGACAAAAGCTAGCCACCAGCTGTAGTGGCTGTGATATCTGCCACACTGACAAAGTATTTATCGAGCCGTTTTATGCACCGCTCAAGAGCACCACAAGCCCGACACCAACACCAAGAGCCCGCACCAGCCGCACCTCCACCGGCGCATCCAGCTCAAGCTCAACTAGCACAAGCAGCGCCAACACCGGCTCGACCAGTCGCAGCGGCGTCACCTATAGAGACACCAAGTTTGGCTCTAACAAGCCCGCCAGCTACGCTGGACCAGGCGCCGACAAAAGCACCGGATACGACACCACTGGACTGGATGCTCTGAGCCAGTCGATTATCCTTTTGACCGGGCAACTCAAAGGCCAGGTCGGCCGCACCACAGTTGCTGGCATTTTATCCGGCAGCCAAAACAAAAAACTAAAAGAAAAAGGTCTAGATCAAAATGCGCTTTACGGCACTTTTGCTCACAAGCGGCAAGAATCTATCATGGAAGCAATCGATGCCTTGATAGAAGAGGGCAAATTGCGCGTCATCCCGGGCATGTATCCTAAATTGACTTTACGCTAG